The DNA region AGATACATGCCGTTATTTGTAAAAGGGTCGCCACCCTGTGTCACTTCTTCAGAGATATCTCCGGAAACAGCGTCAGTGACAACATAACTGCCCAGCGCACCAACAACAGTGAGATACCTGAAGTATCCCCTGTCGATAAAGAGCCCGGCTCGTTTTTTCTTTTGTCTTTTAAGCCCGAATAAAGCCATATATTTCCCCTTTTCAATAAATAAAAATTAAATAAATAATCTGAGGAAAACAAAAGGGCAAGATTTCCATCGCCATTATAACCCAGAATATCAGATTACAACAATGATTTTTGAAGTATTTTCAATTTATTATTCGTTGATTTAAATTCTTGTATGCTGTTTTAAATTAAAGGCTGAGTTTTGGTATCTATTAACAGTTGAAATAACATAGATAACTAGTGATTTCAACATAAAAAAGGGTCTGCGTGGAATCGTAAGATTCTACACAGACCATTTTAATTTATTACAGACTTTTGGTTATTTCACTGGCATAAAAACTCCTGCAGTTCCACCGTCATAAATGTCGCTAGAAGTTATGTCAACACTTGCAGCTACAGCTGTCTTGTAAAGTGCAACTCCTGAACTTGCAAGATTCCGCAAGCTCTCTCTAACCTTGCTATCCGTGTCAGCACCTACTTTAAACTGCACATAGTCCCCTTCCTCTGACAAATCATACTTAATAGTGTCAATTTTCTGATCCATATACTCATCCAGACTAGCAATTTCTGTTGGCCATTTTGTCGTATCTGCATATACCATTATAGCAGCAGCCTTCATGTTGCGCATGTCGGAAACTATCTTTGTCGCCTCTGCCTTGGCTGTTGCTCCGCCTGTTGAAAGCATCATCATTCCGGCAAGGATACCAATGATGATGACTACGATCAGAAGTTCTACCAGTGTGAAACCTTTTGATTTTCTCTTAAGCATTTTCTTCAAGTTAATATCTCCTCTTCTCATCCATATTCGTATTACTCTATATTTCGTTCACAAACAATTTGCGCTTGCCCCACC from Nitrospiraceae bacterium includes:
- a CDS encoding prepilin-type N-terminal cleavage/methylation domain-containing protein; protein product: MLKRKSKGFTLVELLIVVIIIGILAGMMMLSTGGATAKAEATKIVSDMRNMKAAAIMVYADTTKWPTEIASLDEYMDQKIDTIKYDLSEEGDYVQFKVGADTDSKVRESLRNLASSGVALYKTAVAASVDITSSDIYDGGTAGVFMPVK